The following proteins are co-located in the Streptococcus anginosus genome:
- a CDS encoding LTA synthase family protein, with translation MTRKILNFMSTRLGFVLTLLTLYWLKTMWAYSVDFNLDIQGAYQVFLSIINPLPLGLLLIGLALYIKRTKVFYILAVALYILLFVWLISNSIYYREFSDFVTVNTMLASSSVSAGLGEAALELFRPGDLIYIIDFPILGFLFYKKWIRLDDRPFNKRASFAITALSSMLFSANLFLAEVDRPELLTRGFSNYYVVRALGLPAFLGYSANQTYSANKERSKASAEDLKPVEEYVKSHYAEPNKEYYGIAKGRNVIYLHLESFQQFLIDYKLKSDGKEYEVTPFLNSLYHSNSTFAFSNIFNQVKAGKTSDAETMLETGLFGLNQGSFMVNYGGTNTQQAAPYILSKNGYNSSAVFHGNAGSFWNRNTTYKQWGYNYFFDSSYFSKQDKTNSFQYGLNDKIMFKDSIKYLEHLQQPFYAKYITVSNHYPYTTSLIGDEIGFPLASTKDETINGYFATANYLDSAVKSFFDYLKASGLYENSIIVLYGDHYGISNSRNPSLAPLLGKNSETWSSYDNAMLQRVPYMVVIPGMTKGKVVNTYGGQVDLLPTLEHLLGIDSKQYLQVGQDLLSPKHQQTVAFRSSNYFVTPKYTSYSGRTYYTETGEEITNPDETTKAELEKIRNTTNEQLKMSDLIQTGDLLRFYTGNDLGKVNPKDYSYTNSLKSLLSIEKKKGDESTSLYSKRGGNSTVNLFNSPSYRALHPEQFESTSSGSSSSTEESSSSSK, from the coding sequence ATGACTAGGAAGATACTCAACTTCATGAGTACAAGACTAGGTTTTGTCTTGACCTTACTGACTCTTTATTGGCTGAAAACCATGTGGGCCTATTCTGTTGATTTTAATCTGGATATTCAAGGCGCTTATCAAGTCTTTCTCTCTATAATCAATCCTCTTCCATTAGGATTATTACTGATTGGGCTAGCACTTTATATTAAGAGAACCAAGGTTTTCTATATTCTAGCAGTTGCGCTTTATATTTTATTATTTGTCTGGCTCATTTCAAACTCTATCTATTATCGCGAGTTTAGTGATTTTGTTACTGTCAATACCATGCTCGCTTCAAGTAGTGTTTCTGCTGGTCTGGGAGAGGCTGCGCTTGAACTATTCCGACCTGGAGATTTGATTTACATCATTGATTTTCCAATCTTAGGTTTTCTTTTTTATAAAAAATGGATTCGTTTAGATGATCGGCCATTCAACAAGCGAGCTAGTTTTGCAATTACTGCTCTATCCAGTATGCTATTTTCAGCCAACCTCTTTTTAGCAGAAGTTGACCGCCCAGAGTTATTGACACGCGGCTTCTCTAATTATTATGTTGTCCGCGCCCTAGGGTTGCCAGCCTTTCTTGGCTATAGTGCTAATCAGACTTATAGTGCCAACAAAGAACGCTCTAAAGCAAGTGCTGAAGATTTGAAACCAGTTGAAGAATACGTCAAGTCACACTATGCCGAGCCAAATAAAGAGTATTACGGAATTGCTAAAGGTAGAAATGTCATCTATCTTCATTTAGAAAGTTTCCAACAATTCCTGATTGACTATAAATTAAAGTCTGATGGCAAAGAATACGAAGTAACACCTTTCCTCAACTCACTATATCATTCCAACTCAACTTTTGCTTTTTCTAATATCTTTAATCAAGTAAAAGCCGGAAAAACATCTGATGCAGAAACTATGCTAGAAACTGGTTTGTTTGGTCTCAATCAGGGTTCCTTTATGGTAAACTATGGCGGAACAAACACGCAACAAGCTGCTCCGTATATTCTCTCAAAAAATGGATATAATTCTAGTGCCGTTTTCCACGGAAATGCTGGTAGCTTCTGGAATCGAAACACCACTTACAAACAATGGGGATATAACTATTTCTTCGATTCTTCTTACTTCTCTAAGCAAGACAAAACAAATTCATTCCAATACGGTCTGAACGATAAGATTATGTTCAAAGATTCTATTAAATATCTTGAACATTTACAACAACCATTTTATGCAAAATACATCACCGTTTCTAATCACTATCCTTATACAACTAGCTTGATTGGAGACGAGATTGGTTTCCCACTTGCTTCGACCAAGGATGAAACAATCAATGGTTATTTTGCAACGGCCAATTATCTAGATTCTGCCGTTAAATCATTCTTTGACTACTTAAAAGCGTCTGGTCTTTATGAGAATTCAATCATCGTTCTTTATGGTGACCACTACGGTATCTCTAATTCACGGAACCCTTCGCTGGCGCCATTACTAGGCAAAAATTCTGAAACTTGGTCTAGCTATGACAATGCTATGCTGCAAAGAGTTCCTTATATGGTTGTTATTCCTGGCATGACAAAAGGAAAAGTCGTTAATACCTATGGCGGACAAGTTGACCTCTTGCCTACTTTAGAACATTTGCTCGGTATTGATTCTAAACAATACCTACAAGTCGGACAAGATTTACTCTCTCCAAAACATCAGCAAACCGTTGCCTTTCGTTCATCAAACTATTTTGTAACTCCTAAGTATACTAGCTACAGTGGACGTACTTACTACACAGAAACAGGAGAAGAAATTACCAATCCAGATGAAACAACTAAGGCAGAATTGGAAAAAATCCGCAACACAACCAATGAGCAGTTGAAAATGAGTGACCTGATTCAAACCGGAGACTTGCTTCGCTTCTATACTGGAAATGATTTAGGGAAAGTGAATCCTAAGGACTATTCTTATACCAACTCACTTAAATCATTATTATCTATTGAAAAGAAAAAAGGTGATGAATCTACAAGCCTTTATAGCAAACGAGGTGGTAATTCAACTGTTAATCTGTTTAATTCCCCAAGCTATCGTGCTCTTCACCCTGAACAATTTGAATCAACAAGTAGCGGTTCTTCCTCATCAACAGAAGAATCCAGCTCTTCTTCTAAATAA
- a CDS encoding class I SAM-dependent rRNA methyltransferase: MKQLTIPSYTEENIKKGRFVLEKQDFPSLSFHHQVVELVNAKGNFVGIAYLSEQNKGIGWFISQKKVTLDVSFFCQLFQHAKAKRQVYQQSKETTAYRLFNQEGDGFGGLTIDLYQEYAVFSWYNFFVYEIKDTIVQAFQQVFPEVTGAYEKIRFKGLNVESAHLYGQEAPAFFTILENGVRYQVFLNDGLMTGIFLDQHEVRGSLVDGLAAGKSLLNMFSYTAAFSVAAAMGGASQTTSVDLAKRSRELSEAHFRENNLDLSNHTFFVMDVFDYFRYAKRHGLIYDVIVLDPPSFARNKKQTFSVAKDYHKLIAQSLEILNPQGIIIASTNAANISRTKFKKEIEKGFAGIKHRYLKEYGLPADFAYNKKDERSNYLKVFTIKVDK; the protein is encoded by the coding sequence ATGAAGCAGCTTACGATTCCTTCTTATACTGAAGAAAACATAAAAAAAGGACGATTTGTTTTAGAAAAACAAGATTTTCCCTCACTTTCTTTTCATCATCAAGTTGTAGAATTGGTAAATGCAAAAGGAAATTTTGTAGGTATCGCATACTTATCAGAGCAAAACAAGGGTATCGGCTGGTTTATCTCACAGAAGAAAGTAACTTTAGATGTCTCGTTTTTCTGTCAGTTATTCCAACATGCGAAAGCAAAGCGACAAGTTTATCAACAATCAAAAGAGACAACAGCTTACCGCCTTTTTAATCAAGAAGGAGATGGATTTGGTGGGTTGACAATAGATTTGTATCAAGAATATGCTGTCTTTTCTTGGTATAATTTCTTTGTTTACGAAATTAAAGATACCATTGTTCAAGCGTTTCAGCAGGTTTTTCCAGAAGTTACAGGAGCGTATGAGAAAATTCGTTTCAAGGGTTTGAATGTTGAATCTGCTCATTTGTATGGGCAAGAAGCACCAGCATTTTTCACGATTTTAGAAAATGGTGTTCGCTATCAAGTGTTTTTAAACGATGGATTGATGACGGGAATTTTCCTCGATCAGCATGAGGTGCGTGGTAGCTTGGTAGACGGTCTAGCAGCTGGCAAGTCGCTGTTAAATATGTTTTCCTACACGGCAGCTTTTTCGGTTGCGGCAGCCATGGGAGGAGCCAGCCAGACGACCTCTGTTGATTTGGCAAAACGCAGTCGTGAATTGTCGGAAGCACATTTTAGAGAGAATAATCTTGACTTAAGCAACCATACATTCTTTGTAATGGATGTGTTTGACTACTTTAGATATGCTAAGCGGCATGGTCTGATCTATGATGTGATTGTGTTAGATCCGCCGAGTTTTGCAAGAAATAAAAAACAAACTTTTTCAGTGGCGAAGGATTATCATAAGTTGATTGCTCAGTCTTTGGAAATTTTAAATCCCCAAGGGATTATCATTGCTAGTACAAATGCTGCGAATATTTCACGTACTAAGTTTAAAAAAGAAATTGAAAAAGGTTTTGCAGGAATAAAGCACCGTTATTTGAAAGAATACGGTTTACCAGCAGATTTTGCTTATAATAAAAAAGATGAAAGAAGTAATTACCTCAAGGTATTTACCATTAAGGTGGACAAATGA
- the aroD gene encoding type I 3-dehydroquinate dehydratase, with protein sequence MKLVVSVMPKNLEEAQNIDSSRYDDADIIEWRADFLAKDDILTVAPAIFEKFAGRELIFTLRTIGEGGNIELTDDEYISTIKEVSTIYQPDYIDFEYFSHKDRFEEMLDFPNLVLSYHNFEETPENMMEILSELTSLTPKVVKVSVMARSEQDVLDLMNYTRGFKTLNPDQDFVTISMGQIGKISRITADLTGSSWSFASLDEPSAPGQISLASMKQIQEILNEN encoded by the coding sequence ATGAAATTAGTCGTATCAGTAATGCCAAAAAATTTAGAGGAAGCGCAGAACATTGATAGCTCGCGTTATGATGATGCGGACATTATTGAATGGCGTGCTGATTTTTTAGCAAAAGATGATATTCTGACCGTTGCACCTGCTATTTTTGAAAAATTTGCTGGGCGTGAATTGATTTTCACTTTGAGAACAATTGGCGAAGGTGGAAATATTGAATTAACGGATGATGAATATATTTCTACCATTAAGGAAGTCTCAACGATTTATCAGCCAGACTATATTGATTTTGAATATTTTTCTCACAAAGATAGATTTGAGGAAATGTTAGATTTTCCAAATCTTGTTTTGAGCTATCACAATTTTGAAGAAACGCCTGAAAATATGATGGAAATTTTATCTGAATTGACAAGCCTGACTCCAAAAGTAGTGAAAGTTTCTGTTATGGCGCGCAGCGAGCAAGATGTGTTGGACTTGATGAACTATACGCGTGGTTTTAAAACCTTAAATCCAGATCAGGATTTTGTGACCATTTCTATGGGACAAATTGGAAAAATTTCACGAATAACAGCGGATTTGACAGGTTCCAGCTGGTCGTTTGCTAGTTTAGATGAGCCTAGTGCGCCAGGTCAAATTTCTCTTGCTAGTATGAAACAAATTCAGGAGATTTTGAATGAAAATTGA
- a CDS encoding shikimate dehydrogenase, protein MKIDGYTRLAAVVANPIKHSISPFIHNAAFEQTGVNGVYVAWEISQDDLKATVENIRRYNMFGINLSMPYKQAVIPFLDEVTPAAQMIGALNTVVNQNGKLIGYNTDGKGFFMSLPSFVITGKKLVMLGAGGAATAIIVQAVLDGAEEIFVFTRHSSFERVSQKMKEIQQKTAAKIWVLPLENQELLQEKINVSALLVNGTSLGMDGKALPIPSSIRLPHSFLVADVIYQPFETPFLKWAKGQDVEVVNGLGMLLYQAAEAFKLWTGKEMPTKKIWQTLEKKYK, encoded by the coding sequence ATGAAAATTGACGGCTATACTCGTTTAGCGGCAGTTGTCGCCAATCCAATCAAGCACAGTATTTCTCCTTTTATCCATAATGCAGCATTTGAGCAAACGGGTGTTAATGGTGTTTATGTGGCTTGGGAAATCTCACAGGATGACTTGAAAGCAACTGTTGAAAATATTCGCCGCTATAATATGTTTGGAATCAATTTGTCCATGCCTTATAAACAGGCTGTGATTCCTTTTTTAGATGAAGTGACACCTGCTGCGCAGATGATTGGAGCGTTGAATACTGTCGTGAATCAAAATGGAAAATTGATTGGTTATAACACAGATGGCAAGGGATTTTTTATGAGCTTGCCTTCTTTTGTCATCACGGGTAAAAAATTGGTCATGCTTGGAGCTGGCGGAGCTGCAACAGCGATTATTGTACAGGCTGTTTTGGATGGTGCTGAGGAGATTTTTGTGTTTACGCGCCATTCCTCTTTTGAACGCGTTTCACAGAAAATGAAGGAAATTCAGCAGAAGACTGCAGCGAAGATTTGGGTATTGCCTTTAGAAAATCAAGAATTACTACAAGAAAAAATTAATGTTTCCGCTTTATTGGTCAATGGGACCAGTTTAGGCATGGACGGTAAGGCTTTACCAATACCAAGCAGTATTCGTTTACCACATTCATTTCTTGTGGCAGATGTGATTTACCAGCCGTTTGAGACCCCATTTTTAAAATGGGCAAAAGGACAAGACGTTGAAGTAGTGAATGGCTTGGGAATGTTGTTGTATCAGGCGGCAGAAGCATTCAAATTATGGACAGGAAAAGAAATGCCGACTAAAAAAATTTGGCAGACATTGGAAAAGAAGTACAAATAA
- the aroB gene encoding 3-dehydroquinate synthase: MKLNVNIPNHPYDIVIEKGTLAKAGEWLASLWSAQKIVVITDNHVASLYAETVKHSLEVAGFEVFVFDFLEGEASKNLTTVNKVYEFLAKVGMTRSDGIVALGGGVVGDLAGFAASTYMRGIHFVQIPTSLTAQVDSSIGGKTGVNTPWAKNMVGTFTQPDGVLIDPDVLTTLGQRELIEGMGEVIKYGLIEDVELWQELSDMDGSPESILEHAESIIYHSCNVKRKLVVEDELDNGVRLYLNFGHTIGHAVEATAGYGKVMHGEAVAIGMVQVARVAEKKGLMPKGITTDIEQMCRKFGLPVDYQPWRQEELYQALLHDKKARGKTIKLVIVPELGRAAIHQIPLEEMKDYLEK; the protein is encoded by the coding sequence ATGAAATTAAATGTGAATATCCCCAATCATCCTTACGATATTGTCATTGAAAAGGGGACTTTGGCCAAAGCTGGAGAATGGCTGGCAAGTTTGTGGTCAGCTCAAAAGATCGTTGTCATCACAGATAATCATGTGGCAAGTCTGTATGCTGAAACGGTTAAACACAGCTTAGAAGTTGCTGGTTTTGAAGTGTTTGTATTTGATTTTCTGGAAGGTGAAGCTAGTAAAAATTTAACAACAGTCAATAAAGTTTATGAATTTCTCGCTAAAGTAGGGATGACTCGCAGTGATGGTATTGTTGCCTTGGGTGGCGGTGTGGTCGGTGATTTGGCTGGCTTTGCAGCTTCAACTTATATGCGAGGTATTCATTTTGTACAGATACCGACGAGTTTGACGGCTCAGGTAGATTCTTCGATTGGTGGGAAAACAGGAGTCAATACGCCGTGGGCTAAGAACATGGTGGGGACTTTTACTCAGCCGGACGGAGTTCTGATTGACCCAGATGTTTTAACAACTTTAGGACAACGTGAATTGATTGAAGGCATGGGAGAGGTCATCAAGTATGGTCTGATTGAGGACGTGGAACTATGGCAGGAACTGTCTGACATGGACGGTAGCCCAGAGTCCATTTTGGAGCACGCAGAAAGTATCATCTATCATTCTTGCAATGTCAAACGAAAGCTAGTAGTGGAAGACGAACTTGACAATGGTGTGCGCCTTTATCTAAATTTTGGACATACGATTGGTCATGCAGTGGAGGCGACTGCTGGTTATGGCAAAGTCATGCACGGAGAAGCTGTGGCTATTGGAATGGTTCAGGTAGCGCGTGTAGCAGAAAAAAAGGGGCTGATGCCTAAAGGAATTACCACAGATATTGAGCAGATGTGTCGCAAATTTGGGCTTCCAGTTGATTATCAACCTTGGCGACAAGAAGAGCTCTATCAAGCCTTGCTTCATGATAAGAAAGCTCGTGGTAAGACAATCAAATTAGTCATTGTTCCAGAATTAGGCAGGGCAGCCATTCATCAGATTCCTTTAGAAGAAATGAAAGATTATTTAGAAAAGTAA
- the aroC gene encoding chorismate synthase, with amino-acid sequence MRYLTAGESHGPCLTAIIEGIPAGLSLTADYINAELKRRQGGYGRGARMKIESDKVEITSGVRHGRTMGGPITLNVTNLDHQKWLDIMNVADVEDKKKGLRKITKPRPGHADLVGGMKYRFDDLRNSLERSSARETTMRVAVGAVAKRLLEEIGVEVASHIVTFGGIDIEVPENLTVSEIKKRARQSEVSIVNPEREEEIKAYIDQIKKDGDTIGGIVETIVGGVPVGLGSYVQWDRKLDAKIAQGVVSINAFKGVEFGVGFEAGRLKGSQVMDEIIWSKEDGFTRRTNNLGGFEGGMTNGEPIVVRGVMKPIPTLYKPLMSVDIETHEPYKATVERSDPTALPAAGVVMEAVVATVLATEVLEKFSSDNLKELKEAVQQHRDYVKGF; translated from the coding sequence ATGAGATATTTAACTGCTGGGGAGTCACATGGACCGTGTTTAACAGCTATCATTGAGGGGATACCAGCTGGGCTTTCTTTGACAGCTGACTATATCAATGCAGAATTGAAACGCCGTCAGGGCGGATACGGTCGTGGAGCTCGTATGAAAATAGAGAGTGACAAAGTGGAAATTACTTCTGGTGTTCGGCATGGGCGAACCATGGGGGGGCCGATTACACTCAATGTGACCAATCTAGATCATCAAAAATGGTTGGACATCATGAATGTAGCAGATGTGGAGGACAAGAAAAAAGGGCTGCGCAAGATTACCAAACCTCGTCCAGGTCATGCAGATTTGGTCGGCGGTATGAAATATCGTTTTGACGACTTGCGCAATTCATTGGAGCGCTCTTCTGCGCGTGAAACGACCATGCGGGTTGCGGTGGGAGCTGTTGCTAAGCGTCTTTTAGAAGAAATCGGAGTTGAGGTAGCTAGTCATATCGTAACTTTCGGTGGCATTGACATTGAGGTTCCGGAAAATCTGACCGTTTCTGAAATCAAGAAACGTGCTCGTCAGTCAGAAGTTTCGATTGTCAATCCAGAACGTGAAGAGGAAATCAAAGCCTATATTGATCAGATAAAGAAAGATGGCGACACGATTGGCGGAATTGTTGAAACCATTGTCGGTGGTGTGCCAGTTGGACTAGGTTCCTATGTTCAATGGGATAGAAAACTAGATGCTAAAATTGCTCAAGGAGTGGTTTCTATCAATGCATTTAAAGGTGTGGAATTTGGAGTTGGTTTTGAAGCAGGGCGGCTTAAGGGCAGTCAGGTGATGGATGAAATAATCTGGTCTAAAGAGGATGGCTTTACTCGTCGTACTAACAATCTAGGTGGTTTCGAGGGCGGTATGACCAACGGAGAACCTATCGTAGTGCGCGGAGTGATGAAGCCAATCCCAACTCTCTACAAGCCACTTATGAGCGTTGATATTGAGACACACGAGCCTTATAAAGCAACGGTGGAGCGAAGCGATCCGACAGCTCTTCCAGCTGCTGGTGTTGTTATGGAAGCTGTTGTTGCAACAGTGCTTGCAACTGAGGTTTTGGAGAAATTCTCTTCAGACAATCTGAAAGAATTAAAAGAAGCCGTTCAACAACACCGCGATTATGTGAAAGGATTTTAA
- a CDS encoding sulfite exporter TauE/SafE family protein, whose product MLTYIFTMTLVGIFAGILGALLGLGGGIVITPVLTLLFGVDIKYAVGASIIAVLATSSGSAIAYLKDDMLNPRIAMFLEIFTTLGAFVGAMLSVITNSQILFLLYGALMLFQAFNMYQKIRAKKEIQTVGHNDAIAEKLNLGGEYFDKGLNQTIKYQVTNVPGGSIVMFFAGVMSALLGIGAGAFKVLAMDTVMKMPLKASSATSNFMMGVTGTASAIFYLFIGQINPILVTPIALGVLAGSFIGSRIMPYVPVKVLRWIFLVALLALGVQMFIRGMQ is encoded by the coding sequence ATGCTCACCTATATTTTTACAATGACTTTGGTCGGAATTTTTGCAGGAATTTTGGGAGCTTTGTTAGGACTTGGAGGTGGAATTGTTATCACGCCTGTACTCACTCTCTTATTTGGAGTAGACATCAAATATGCAGTCGGAGCTTCTATTATTGCGGTTTTAGCAACTAGTTCAGGTTCTGCGATTGCCTATCTCAAAGATGATATGCTCAATCCGCGAATTGCCATGTTTTTAGAAATTTTTACGACTTTAGGAGCCTTTGTAGGCGCGATGTTATCAGTAATAACAAATTCACAGATTCTTTTCTTACTTTATGGCGCTCTCATGCTCTTTCAAGCATTTAATATGTACCAGAAGATTCGTGCTAAAAAGGAAATTCAGACTGTGGGCCACAATGATGCTATCGCAGAGAAATTAAATCTCGGTGGTGAATATTTTGACAAAGGTCTCAATCAAACAATCAAGTATCAAGTGACCAATGTCCCTGGTGGCTCTATTGTCATGTTCTTTGCTGGTGTTATGTCGGCGCTTTTAGGAATTGGTGCGGGTGCTTTCAAGGTCTTGGCTATGGATACTGTTATGAAAATGCCTTTAAAAGCTAGTTCAGCGACTTCTAACTTTATGATGGGAGTGACAGGAACGGCTTCAGCTATCTTTTACCTTTTTATAGGGCAAATCAACCCGATATTGGTTACGCCAATCGCCTTAGGTGTTTTAGCAGGTTCTTTCATCGGAAGCCGCATCATGCCTTATGTACCTGTAAAAGTATTGCGCTGGATTTTTCTAGTCGCTTTATTAGCTCTGGGTGTGCAGATGTTTATACGAGGTATGCAATGA
- a CDS encoding DUF1634 domain-containing protein encodes MTDKMQKEKEELDLVMGKILRIGIFLSILFMFIGLVLYLFSGQQVISLKNLEQFNPVAYVKSHSIFDAVTFMLLGAFMLILTPIFRVISTFIIFVKTKDKMYTIFTAIVMVIILVSIILGFIVEPK; translated from the coding sequence ATGACAGATAAAATGCAAAAAGAAAAAGAAGAGCTGGATTTGGTCATGGGGAAAATTCTTCGCATAGGGATTTTTCTCTCCATTCTTTTTATGTTTATTGGCTTGGTTCTTTACCTTTTTAGTGGTCAGCAGGTCATTTCTTTAAAGAATTTGGAACAGTTTAATCCAGTTGCCTATGTGAAGAGCCATTCCATTTTTGATGCAGTGACGTTTATGTTACTAGGGGCTTTTATGCTTATTTTGACACCGATTTTTCGAGTGATTTCAACTTTTATCATTTTTGTCAAAACAAAAGATAAAATGTATACGATTTTCACAGCGATTGTTATGGTTATTATTTTAGTATCAATTATTTTGGGATTCATTGTTGAGCCAAAGTAA
- a CDS encoding prephenate dehydrogenase has protein sequence MVKKVIYIAGLGLIGSSIALGIRRDHPDYIILGYNRGEESRKIALEKGIVDKVTNQFAEFASLADVIILAIPIKQTIEFIRQLATLDLKKAVIISDVGSTKAEIVTAAEEALREKDIRFVGAHPMAGSHKSGASAADVNLFENAYYIFTPSHLTKDGTIAEMKNLLSGLHARFIEIDAKEHDRVTSQISHFPHILASSLMDQAAAYTHQHEMTQHFAAGGFRDMTRIAESEPGMWTSILLTNPDAILERIEDFKKRLDTISGAIQNKNEDVIWNFFQHGRQVRKAMEIHKRAGVDSFYDIFINVPDEEDAILGVLELLRGTSIVNIHINEENREDINGILQITFKNREDLEKSAKIIREKTHYQVFLD, from the coding sequence ATGGTAAAGAAAGTTATTTATATTGCGGGTCTTGGTTTGATTGGTTCATCAATCGCGCTTGGAATTCGACGTGATCATCCAGACTATATCATATTAGGCTATAATCGTGGAGAAGAGTCAAGAAAGATCGCCCTTGAAAAAGGCATAGTGGATAAAGTGACCAACCAGTTTGCTGAATTTGCTTCTCTGGCAGATGTGATTATTCTTGCTATCCCTATCAAGCAAACGATTGAGTTTATCCGACAATTAGCCACTCTAGATTTAAAAAAAGCTGTTATTATCTCAGATGTAGGCTCTACCAAAGCTGAAATTGTAACTGCTGCTGAAGAAGCTCTAAGGGAGAAAGATATTCGATTTGTAGGTGCGCATCCTATGGCTGGTAGTCATAAGTCAGGTGCTAGTGCAGCAGATGTGAATTTGTTTGAAAATGCCTATTATATTTTTACTCCGTCTCATTTGACGAAAGACGGCACGATAGCAGAAATGAAGAATCTCTTATCTGGTCTGCATGCTCGTTTTATTGAGATTGATGCTAAAGAGCATGATCGTGTCACCAGTCAAATTAGCCATTTTCCGCATATTCTCGCTTCTAGTCTTATGGATCAAGCTGCTGCCTATACTCATCAACACGAGATGACGCAGCATTTCGCTGCTGGAGGATTTCGTGATATGACACGGATTGCAGAAAGTGAGCCGGGCATGTGGACTTCGATTTTGTTGACAAATCCAGATGCTATTTTAGAGAGGATAGAGGATTTTAAGAAGCGCTTGGATACTATTTCAGGTGCCATTCAGAATAAAAATGAAGATGTGATTTGGAATTTCTTTCAGCATGGTCGCCAAGTGCGAAAAGCTATGGAAATTCATAAACGAGCAGGTGTGGATAGCTTTTATGACATTTTTATCAATGTTCCCGATGAAGAAGATGCTATTTTAGGAGTGTTGGAACTTCTAAGGGGAACATCCATTGTCAACATTCACATCAATGAAGAAAATCGCGAAGATATTAACGGAATTTTGCAAATCACCTTTAAAAATCGCGAAGATTTGGAAAAATCTGCTAAAATAATAAGAGAAAAGACACACTATCAAGTCTTTTTAGATTAA
- a CDS encoding YlbF/YmcA family competence regulator, translating to MSNIYDLANELSRTLRDLPEYKAVVESKKAVDADSEAKSLLKDYLAFQQELQGMAQSGQMPTQEVQDKMKSFGDKIQGNPALTEFFNKQQQLSIYLADIERIIFDPVQELLK from the coding sequence ATGTCAAATATTTATGATTTAGCGAATGAATTAAGCCGTACTCTGCGTGACCTTCCTGAGTACAAAGCCGTTGTCGAAAGTAAAAAAGCAGTGGATGCTGATAGTGAAGCAAAGAGTCTTTTAAAAGACTATCTAGCTTTCCAGCAAGAACTGCAAGGCATGGCGCAATCAGGTCAAATGCCAACGCAAGAAGTGCAAGACAAGATGAAGTCGTTTGGGGATAAGATTCAAGGCAATCCTGCCCTGACTGAATTTTTCAATAAACAACAACAATTGTCTATTTACTTGGCTGATATTGAACGTATCATTTTTGATCCGGTTCAAGAATTGTTGAAATAA
- a CDS encoding L-lactate dehydrogenase: MSRKIAIIGMGNVGAAVAHGLIAQGAFDDYVLIDKNEAKVKADALDFQDAAANLNHHANIIVNDYQALADADVVVSALGNIKLQDNPNADRFAELPFTSKEVPFVAEQLKKVGFTGIIIVISNPVDVITSLYQHYTGLPKERVIGTGTLLDTARMKRAVGVRFGVDPRSVYGYNLGEHGNSQFTAWSQVRIKGQPISTFASVEKLDEIALEALKGGHTVFYGKKYTSYGIASAAIRLAVALVSDSHEELPVSNYYQPLDTYLSYPAIVGREGIVEQVKLSLTEKEEEKLAYSAQFIKQKFAESL, translated from the coding sequence ATGTCACGTAAAATTGCGATTATTGGTATGGGAAATGTTGGTGCCGCAGTCGCGCATGGTCTGATTGCGCAAGGTGCTTTTGATGATTATGTGTTGATTGATAAAAATGAAGCGAAAGTCAAAGCAGATGCACTTGACTTTCAGGACGCTGCAGCAAATTTGAATCATCACGCAAATATTATTGTTAATGATTATCAGGCATTGGCAGATGCGGATGTGGTGGTGTCAGCACTGGGCAATATCAAATTACAAGATAACCCCAACGCCGATCGATTTGCGGAATTACCCTTTACATCCAAGGAAGTTCCTTTTGTCGCTGAACAATTGAAAAAAGTTGGATTTACAGGGATTATCATTGTTATTAGTAATCCAGTAGATGTCATTACTAGTCTTTATCAACACTATACTGGTCTGCCTAAAGAGCGTGTTATTGGAACGGGAACGCTATTGGACACAGCTCGCATGAAACGTGCAGTCGGTGTTCGCTTTGGTGTTGACCCTCGAAGCGTTTATGGCTACAATCTTGGAGAACATGGAAATTCTCAATTTACAGCTTGGAGCCAAGTACGGATAAAAGGGCAACCGATTTCTACATTTGCTTCAGTCGAGAAGTTGGATGAGATTGCTCTAGAAGCCCTTAAAGGAGGGCATACCGTCTTTTATGGCAAAAAGTACACATCTTATGGCATTGCGAGCGCAGCTATCCGTTTAGCAGTAGCTCTTGTATCAGATTCACATGAAGAATTGCCGGTGTCAAATTATTATCAGCCATTAGACACCTACCTGAGTTATCCAGCGATTGTAGGACGTGAGGGAATTGTTGAGCAAGTCAAACTTAGTTTAACGGAAAAAGAGGAAGAAAAATTAGCGTATTCTGCACAATTCATCAAGCAAAAATTTGCAGAAAGTTTATAA